A single genomic interval of Prosthecodimorpha staleyi harbors:
- a CDS encoding multidrug effflux MFS transporter — translation MTASPPLPPVDPSEPAAKPVAPPIIVLIAVSALNPLALNMLVPSMPGLERAFATSYATVQLSLSLYLVAVALAQLILGPLSDRHGRRPVMLAGMALFLVGTAACLLAPTIEAFILGRVVQGVGSCAGLVLSRAIVRDVYERDRAASMIGFVTMGMAVAPTLGPAIGGALDEQFGWRAPFALLFAVGAAVLAGTWATLNETRRPGQSEGGLASHLGAFAVLARSRDFVAFAVSSMLVSGVFFAFLGGIPYVMQKLLGAGARETGLYLMWLAAGYILGNFLSGRYASRFGVIRMMAVGNLIGLAAVAAALLLHLAGYHHPVAIFAPMTWLGIGNGIALPSTIAGAVSIRPDLAGAASGLTGTLQIGFGALVTVLMGALLGDSALPLFLTMATLAAGGLASGLAARAAAR, via the coding sequence ATGACGGCGTCCCCGCCCCTGCCGCCGGTCGATCCCTCGGAGCCTGCCGCGAAGCCCGTCGCGCCGCCGATCATCGTCCTGATCGCGGTCTCGGCGCTCAATCCGCTCGCCCTCAACATGCTGGTCCCGTCCATGCCGGGGCTGGAGCGGGCCTTCGCCACCTCCTATGCGACGGTGCAGCTGTCGCTGTCGCTCTATCTGGTCGCCGTCGCGCTGGCCCAACTCATCCTCGGCCCGCTCTCCGACCGGCACGGACGGCGGCCGGTCATGCTGGCCGGGATGGCGCTGTTCCTGGTCGGCACGGCCGCCTGCCTTCTGGCGCCGACCATCGAGGCCTTCATCCTCGGCCGCGTCGTGCAGGGCGTCGGCAGCTGCGCCGGGCTGGTGCTTTCGCGCGCCATCGTGCGCGATGTCTACGAGCGCGACCGCGCGGCGAGCATGATCGGCTTCGTCACCATGGGGATGGCGGTCGCCCCGACCCTCGGACCGGCGATCGGCGGTGCCCTGGACGAGCAGTTCGGCTGGCGGGCGCCCTTTGCTCTGCTCTTCGCCGTGGGTGCGGCCGTGCTCGCCGGCACCTGGGCGACCCTCAACGAGACGCGTCGGCCGGGTCAGTCCGAAGGCGGGCTCGCCTCCCATCTCGGCGCCTTCGCGGTGCTGGCCCGCTCGCGGGACTTCGTCGCCTTCGCGGTCTCCTCGATGCTGGTTTCGGGCGTCTTCTTCGCCTTCCTGGGCGGAATCCCCTATGTCATGCAGAAGCTACTCGGCGCCGGCGCCCGCGAGACCGGGCTCTATCTGATGTGGCTCGCCGCCGGCTACATCCTCGGCAACTTCCTGTCCGGCCGCTACGCCTCCCGATTCGGCGTGATCAGGATGATGGCGGTCGGCAACCTGATCGGGCTCGCCGCCGTGGCGGCGGCCCTCCTGCTGCATCTGGCCGGCTACCATCACCCGGTCGCGATCTTCGCGCCGATGACCTGGCTCGGCATCGGCAACGGCATCGCCCTGCCGTCGACCATCGCGGGTGCCGTCAGCATCCGTCCCGACCTCGCCGGCGCAGCCTCGGGACTGACCGGGACCCTTCAGATCGGCTTTGGAGCCCTGGTCACCGTGCTCATGGGCGCGCTCCTCGGCGACAGCGCCCTGCCGCTCTTTCTGACCATGGCGACGCTCGCCGCCGGCGGGCTCGCATCCGGTCTCGCGGCCCGGGCGGCGGCACGCTGA
- a CDS encoding TRAP transporter large permease — protein MTEFLIHNIAPIMFLSLIVFLLLGYPVAFSLAALGLAYGWVGIELGLLSSNLFQALPERVFGVMANDTLLAIPFFTFMGLILERSGMAEKLLDTVGKLFGPIRGGVAYAVIFVGALLAATTGVVAASVIAMGLISLPIMLRYGYDRRLAAGTIAASGTLAQIIPPSLVLIVLADQLGRSVGDMYLGAFVPGIVLTIFYMAYVMVMTIVYPKSAPALPPEARSFGEGAPYDKVMKASVMPLALVIWGMILLFDPATGIALFERYLPMVSGLAKQMALQEPWLSTLKIGSLAAVYLIYIGLMRFLPAFLGKILGLALILAGAGVLLLFAGGQIVTALKAVDFAAPATAVGASIVLSVVRSWFDLLAGGALIAAGFAMMDSPSKPVSSAVQRVVGDLLPPLILIFLVLGTIFRGIATPTEGGAMGAAGAIILAVINRKLNFDLVRQAGESTAKLSAFVVFILVGARVFSLTFYGVSGHVWVEEILKETAGGMYGFLIIVNAMIFFLAFFLDFFELAFIAVPLLVKAAETIFATDPAAIAIANEMGFNVINGKVADVGPFMIWFGVLLGVNMQTSFMHPPFGFALFYLRSVAPSKPYKDTVTGRMMDPVTTGQIYYGAIPYVLIQVVMIAVVMLFPITVMWYNDVSSKVDPTKFEIKLEGTIGGVPSLGGTDLGAPPLGLGGPPPGLGGPPPGLGGGTAPASPPDLSQPPDLSQPPKIQ, from the coding sequence ATGACAGAATTCCTTATCCACAACATCGCACCGATCATGTTCCTCAGCCTGATCGTGTTCCTGTTGCTGGGTTACCCGGTCGCCTTCAGCCTCGCGGCCCTCGGCCTCGCCTATGGCTGGGTCGGCATCGAACTGGGCCTGCTCTCGTCGAACCTGTTCCAGGCCCTGCCGGAGCGGGTCTTCGGCGTGATGGCCAACGACACGCTGTTGGCGATCCCCTTCTTCACCTTCATGGGCCTGATCCTCGAGCGGTCCGGCATGGCCGAGAAACTGCTCGACACGGTCGGCAAGCTGTTCGGGCCGATCCGCGGCGGCGTCGCCTATGCGGTGATCTTCGTCGGTGCCCTGCTCGCCGCCACGACCGGCGTGGTCGCCGCCTCGGTCATCGCCATGGGGCTGATCTCGCTGCCGATCATGCTGCGCTACGGCTACGACCGGCGCCTCGCCGCCGGCACCATCGCGGCCTCCGGCACGCTCGCCCAGATCATTCCGCCGAGCCTGGTGCTGATCGTGCTGGCCGACCAGCTCGGCCGGTCCGTCGGCGACATGTATCTCGGCGCCTTCGTCCCCGGCATCGTGCTCACGATCTTCTACATGGCCTACGTGATGGTCATGACCATCGTCTATCCGAAGAGCGCTCCAGCCCTGCCGCCGGAAGCCCGCTCCTTCGGCGAGGGCGCGCCCTACGACAAGGTCATGAAAGCCTCCGTGATGCCGCTCGCGCTGGTCATCTGGGGCATGATCCTGCTGTTCGATCCGGCGACCGGCATCGCGCTGTTCGAGCGCTATCTGCCGATGGTGAGCGGACTAGCCAAGCAGATGGCCTTGCAGGAACCCTGGCTGTCGACGCTCAAGATCGGCAGCCTGGCGGCCGTCTATCTGATCTATATCGGCCTGATGCGCTTCCTGCCGGCTTTCCTGGGCAAGATCCTCGGCCTTGCCCTGATCCTTGCCGGCGCCGGCGTGCTGCTGCTGTTCGCCGGCGGCCAGATCGTCACGGCCCTGAAGGCGGTCGACTTCGCCGCCCCGGCCACCGCGGTCGGCGCCTCGATCGTCCTTTCGGTCGTGCGCAGCTGGTTCGACCTGCTCGCCGGCGGCGCCTTGATCGCAGCCGGCTTTGCGATGATGGACAGCCCGTCCAAGCCGGTCTCCTCCGCGGTGCAGCGCGTCGTCGGCGACCTGCTGCCGCCGCTGATCCTGATCTTCCTGGTGCTCGGCACCATCTTCCGCGGCATCGCCACGCCCACCGAAGGCGGCGCCATGGGAGCGGCCGGCGCCATCATCCTGGCGGTGATTAACCGCAAGCTCAATTTCGACCTGGTCCGCCAGGCCGGCGAATCGACCGCCAAGCTGTCGGCCTTCGTGGTCTTCATCCTGGTCGGCGCGCGCGTCTTCTCGCTGACCTTCTACGGCGTCAGCGGCCATGTCTGGGTCGAGGAGATCCTCAAGGAAACGGCCGGCGGCATGTACGGCTTCCTGATCATCGTCAATGCGATGATCTTCTTCCTGGCCTTCTTCCTCGACTTCTTCGAACTGGCCTTCATTGCTGTGCCGCTGCTGGTCAAGGCGGCGGAGACCATCTTCGCGACCGATCCGGCGGCGATCGCCATCGCCAACGAAATGGGCTTCAACGTCATCAACGGAAAGGTCGCCGATGTCGGGCCGTTCATGATCTGGTTCGGCGTCCTCCTGGGCGTCAATATGCAGACCAGCTTCATGCATCCGCCCTTCGGCTTCGCGCTGTTCTACCTGCGCTCGGTCGCGCCATCGAAACCCTACAAGGACACGGTCACCGGCCGGATGATGGACCCGGTCACAACCGGCCAGATCTACTATGGCGCCATTCCATATGTCCTGATCCAGGTGGTCATGATCGCCGTCGTCATGCTCTTCCCGATCACGGTCATGTGGTACAATGACGTGTCGTCGAAGGTCGATCCGACCAAGTTCGAGATCAAGCTGGAAGGCACCATCGGTGGCGTCCCCAGCCTCGGCGGCACCGATCTGGGCGCACCGCCGCTCGGCCTTGGCGGCCCGCCTCCGGGCCTGGGTGGTCCGCCTCCGGGCCTGGGCGGCGGCACGGCACCGGCGTCCCCGCCCGACCTGTCGCAGCCCCCGGATCTGTCGCAGCCGCCCAAGATCCAGTGA
- a CDS encoding DMT family transporter has translation MPAAPRDNARGILAMNAASVAFIVGDSIVKAVSTAMPLGQIMVLRGAVASALLVALCLWTGAFAAWRTLFHPTLGYRLVGEIGATLLYVTALMYMPLGNATAIFQVTPLAITAAAALFLGETVGWRRWTAILVGFGGVLIIIRPGFAGFDRSAFLVLGAVFFVVLRDLATSQMPAGVPTPLAVLNTASAVMVTGFVLIPFEGIFSRYTEWQPVSDRHAGLLALAGCVLVLGYMLLTFAMRVGDMSVVAPFRYALLIWSFLAGLIFFGDVPDRWTLLGAAIVVMTGIYSFQRERLRARAQRAAASGPVP, from the coding sequence ATGCCCGCCGCCCCGCGCGACAATGCTCGCGGCATCCTGGCCATGAATGCCGCCTCGGTGGCCTTCATCGTCGGTGATTCGATCGTGAAGGCCGTCTCGACGGCGATGCCGCTCGGCCAGATCATGGTCTTGCGCGGCGCCGTGGCGAGTGCCCTGCTGGTCGCCTTGTGCCTCTGGACCGGCGCCTTCGCGGCCTGGCGGACGCTGTTCCACCCGACCCTCGGCTATCGGCTGGTCGGCGAAATCGGCGCGACGCTGCTTTATGTGACGGCACTGATGTACATGCCGCTCGGCAATGCGACCGCCATCTTCCAGGTGACCCCGCTCGCGATCACGGCGGCCGCGGCGCTGTTCCTGGGCGAGACGGTCGGCTGGCGGCGCTGGACGGCGATCCTGGTCGGCTTCGGCGGCGTGCTGATCATCATCCGGCCGGGCTTTGCGGGTTTCGACCGGTCCGCCTTCCTGGTGCTCGGCGCGGTCTTCTTCGTCGTGCTGCGCGATCTGGCCACCTCACAGATGCCGGCGGGCGTGCCGACCCCGCTGGCGGTTCTCAACACCGCCTCGGCCGTGATGGTCACCGGATTCGTGCTGATCCCCTTCGAGGGCATCTTCTCGCGCTACACCGAATGGCAACCGGTCTCCGACCGGCATGCCGGCCTGCTCGCCCTGGCCGGCTGCGTGCTGGTGCTCGGCTACATGCTGCTGACCTTCGCCATGCGGGTCGGCGACATGTCGGTGGTCGCGCCGTTCCGCTATGCGCTGCTGATCTGGTCCTTCCTCGCCGGCCTGATCTTCTTCGGCGACGTGCCCGATCGCTGGACCCTGCTCGGCGCCGCGATCGTGGTCATGACCGGCATCTACAGCTTCCAGCGCGAACGCCTGCGCGCCCGCGCCCAGCGCGCCGCCGCTTCGGGCCCCGTGCCATGA
- a CDS encoding antibiotic biosynthesis monooxygenase family protein gives MIAVIFEVFPAEGQRQRYLEIAAALRADLEAADGFVSVERFESLTTPGKLLSVSFWRDEAAVAAWRAKARHRSAQAAGRSGIFSGYRLRVAAVLRDYGMDERAEAPADSLASLG, from the coding sequence ATGATCGCCGTCATATTCGAGGTCTTCCCCGCCGAAGGCCAGCGCCAGCGCTACCTGGAGATCGCCGCCGCGCTGCGGGCCGATCTGGAAGCCGCCGACGGCTTCGTTTCGGTCGAACGTTTCGAGAGCCTGACCACGCCGGGCAAGTTGCTTTCGGTGTCGTTCTGGCGCGACGAGGCTGCTGTCGCCGCCTGGCGTGCAAAGGCGCGGCATCGCTCGGCGCAGGCTGCCGGCCGCAGCGGCATTTTCTCCGGATACCGCCTCCGGGTGGCCGCGGTGCTGCGCGACTACGGCATGGACGAGCGGGCGGAAGCGCCTGCTGACAGCCTGGCGTCCCTCGGATGA
- the mobA gene encoding molybdenum cofactor guanylyltransferase MobA — MSEIVGVVLAGGLGRRMGGGDKALIALAGRHLLDRVIERFAPQVGALVLNANGDPARFEAFGLPVAGDPVAGHPGPLAGLLAGMRWAETHRPGARHVATAAADTPFLPLDLVARLAASLDGADPDGIAVPVTATGTHQVCALFPVSLADALEEALVSGAARKVMAWIERHPVRHVAFDPLAGGLDPFFNVNRPEDLAVAEDWIAAHGPLQP; from the coding sequence ATGAGCGAAATCGTGGGGGTCGTTCTCGCCGGCGGGCTCGGCCGCCGCATGGGGGGCGGCGACAAGGCTTTGATCGCGCTCGCGGGACGGCATCTGCTCGATCGGGTGATCGAGCGGTTCGCCCCCCAAGTCGGGGCGCTTGTGCTCAATGCCAATGGCGATCCGGCGCGGTTCGAGGCCTTCGGCCTGCCGGTGGCCGGCGATCCGGTGGCCGGCCATCCCGGTCCGCTGGCCGGGCTGCTGGCCGGCATGCGCTGGGCGGAGACGCATCGTCCGGGGGCCCGCCATGTCGCGACCGCAGCCGCCGATACGCCGTTCCTGCCGCTCGACCTGGTCGCGCGCCTCGCGGCAAGCCTCGACGGGGCGGATCCGGACGGCATTGCGGTGCCGGTCACGGCGACCGGCACCCATCAGGTTTGTGCGCTGTTCCCCGTCAGCCTGGCCGATGCCCTGGAAGAGGCGCTGGTCAGCGGCGCTGCCCGCAAGGTGATGGCCTGGATCGAACGCCACCCGGTTCGGCACGTCGCCTTCGATCCCCTCGCGGGCGGTCTCGACCCGTTTTTCAACGTCAATAGGCCCGAGGATCTTGCCGTTGCGGAAGATTGGATCGCGGCCCACGGTCCACTTCAGCCATAG
- a CDS encoding TRAP transporter substrate-binding protein, whose product MQRRKFLKAAGVGTVAAAAFPMPAIAQSNPQIKWRLTSSFPKSLDTIYGAAEVFSKAVAEATDNAFQVQVFAAGELIPGLQAADAVSNGTVEMCHTAPYYYVGKDPTFAFGTAVPFGINSRMQNGWRYYGGGNELMNEFYKKFNLFGMPGGNTGAQMGGWFRKEIKTVEDFKGLKMRIGGFAGQVIAKLGAVPQQIAGGDIYPALEKGTIDAAEWVGPYDDEKLGFYKVAPYYYYPGWWEGGAMLEFFVNTAKWAELPKHYQSLVLTAAGLANVHMQAKYDAVNPAALKRLASSGAILKPFPNEVMEACFNSANQLYDETMAKNGDFKKVYEALKAYRADQYLWFQISEYTFDTFMMIQQRKKTL is encoded by the coding sequence ATGCAGCGTCGCAAGTTTCTGAAGGCCGCCGGTGTCGGTACCGTCGCGGCCGCCGCCTTTCCCATGCCGGCGATCGCCCAGTCCAACCCGCAGATCAAATGGCGCCTGACCTCGAGCTTCCCGAAGTCGCTCGACACCATCTACGGTGCCGCCGAGGTCTTCTCGAAGGCCGTTGCCGAAGCCACCGACAATGCGTTTCAGGTCCAGGTCTTCGCCGCCGGCGAACTGATCCCCGGCCTGCAGGCGGCTGATGCGGTCTCCAACGGCACCGTCGAAATGTGCCATACCGCGCCCTACTACTATGTCGGCAAGGATCCGACCTTCGCGTTCGGCACAGCAGTACCGTTCGGCATCAATTCGCGCATGCAGAACGGCTGGCGCTACTATGGCGGCGGCAACGAGCTGATGAACGAATTCTATAAGAAGTTCAATCTGTTCGGCATGCCCGGCGGCAATACCGGCGCCCAGATGGGCGGCTGGTTCCGCAAGGAAATCAAGACTGTCGAGGACTTCAAGGGTTTGAAGATGCGCATCGGCGGCTTCGCCGGGCAGGTCATAGCCAAGCTCGGCGCGGTTCCGCAGCAGATCGCCGGCGGCGACATCTATCCGGCCCTCGAGAAGGGCACGATCGATGCGGCCGAATGGGTCGGTCCCTACGACGACGAGAAGCTCGGCTTCTACAAGGTCGCGCCTTACTACTACTATCCGGGCTGGTGGGAAGGCGGCGCCATGCTCGAATTCTTCGTCAATACGGCGAAGTGGGCAGAGCTGCCGAAGCACTACCAGTCGCTCGTGCTGACGGCGGCCGGCTTGGCCAATGTCCACATGCAGGCGAAGTACGACGCCGTCAACCCGGCCGCCCTGAAGCGTCTGGCGTCCTCGGGCGCCATCCTGAAGCCGTTCCCGAACGAAGTCATGGAGGCCTGCTTCAACTCGGCCAACCAGCTCTACGACGAGACCATGGCCAAGAACGGCGACTTCAAGAAGGTCTACGAGGCCCTCAAGGCCTATCGTGCCGACCAGTATCTGTGGTTCCAGATCTCCGAATATACCTTCGACACCTTCATGATGATCCAGCAGCGCAAGAAGACGCTCTGA
- a CDS encoding TRAP transporter small permease subunit, translating to MTGLLRISALIDGFNTFIGRFVSWLILLAVVVSAGNAIIRKTLNTSSNAWLELQWYLFGTVFLLGAAWTLLRREHIRIDILSSQLPKTLRHWIELLGHFVFLMPFCLLMIYESLPFFLTSFRLQEVSFNAGGLIVWPAKLMVLLSFALLALQGISEIIKHVAVMQGLRPEPETGGSHGTASHES from the coding sequence ATGACCGGATTGCTGCGCATCAGCGCGCTCATCGACGGCTTCAACACCTTCATCGGCCGGTTCGTGTCCTGGCTGATTCTTCTGGCGGTGGTGGTCAGTGCCGGCAACGCGATCATTCGCAAAACGCTGAATACCAGCTCCAATGCCTGGCTCGAACTGCAATGGTACCTGTTCGGCACCGTGTTCCTGCTCGGCGCCGCCTGGACGCTGCTGCGACGCGAGCACATCCGCATCGACATTCTCTCGAGCCAGTTGCCGAAGACATTGCGCCACTGGATCGAGCTGCTCGGGCATTTCGTATTCCTGATGCCGTTCTGCCTGTTGATGATCTACGAATCCCTGCCCTTCTTCCTCACCTCCTTCCGACTGCAGGAAGTCTCCTTCAATGCCGGCGGCCTGATCGTCTGGCCGGCGAAACTGATGGTGCTGCTGAGTTTCGCGCTCCTGGCGCTTCAAGGCATCTCCGAGATCATCAAGCATGTCGCCGTGATGCAGGGCCTCCGGCCGGAGCCCGAGACGGGCGGCTCGCACGGCACCGCCTCGCACGAATCGTGA
- a CDS encoding class II glutamine amidotransferase, whose amino-acid sequence MCRWVAYSGQPIFLGQLVADPEHSLIHQSRNAEEAKVGINGDGFGLGWYGERDEPGLYRETLPAWSDDNLRHIARQVRSRLFFAHVRASTGTATSRANCHPFAHGRWLFMHNGQIGGWSRLRRAVEARIPDALYACRTGTTDSEAMFLMTLGQGGEADPVGAMTGTLSALRALMAEAGIDEPLRVTAALSDGSRLYAFRYASDGRPPSLYWRQTASAIEIVSEPVDRHRDEWHAVPDRSALVCCARCACEVVPLAVLEPSRVEAA is encoded by the coding sequence ATGTGTCGCTGGGTCGCCTATTCGGGTCAGCCGATTTTTCTCGGCCAGCTGGTCGCCGATCCCGAACACTCCCTGATCCACCAGAGCCGCAACGCCGAGGAGGCCAAGGTCGGCATCAACGGCGACGGCTTCGGCCTCGGATGGTATGGCGAGCGCGACGAACCCGGCCTCTATCGCGAAACGCTGCCGGCCTGGTCGGACGACAATTTGCGCCATATCGCCCGCCAGGTGCGCTCGCGGCTGTTCTTCGCCCATGTCCGCGCGTCGACCGGCACGGCAACCAGCCGAGCCAACTGTCACCCCTTCGCCCATGGCCGCTGGCTGTTCATGCATAACGGCCAGATCGGCGGCTGGAGCCGGTTGCGGCGGGCCGTCGAGGCGCGGATTCCCGACGCGCTCTATGCCTGCCGGACCGGAACGACCGATTCGGAGGCCATGTTCCTGATGACGCTCGGCCAGGGCGGCGAGGCCGATCCGGTCGGCGCCATGACCGGGACGCTCAGCGCGCTGCGGGCCCTGATGGCGGAGGCCGGCATCGACGAGCCGCTGCGTGTCACCGCGGCGCTGTCCGACGGCAGCCGGCTCTATGCCTTCCGCTATGCCTCCGACGGCCGGCCGCCGTCGCTCTATTGGCGCCAGACGGCGAGCGCGATCGAGATCGTCTCCGAACCGGTCGACCGGCATCGCGACGAATGGCACGCGGTCCCGGACCGCTCCGCTCTGGTCTGCTGCGCCCGATGCGCCTGCGAGGTCGTCCCCCTCGCCGTCCTCGAACCGTCCCGCGTCGAAGCCGCCTGA